The proteins below come from a single Piscinibacter gummiphilus genomic window:
- a CDS encoding histidine kinase codes for MRPLRTYLLTLVVGAVLPLAVLTTVESVGDARRKRAAVEASLVDTSRSLATAVEHELARNISALGVLATSPRLEAGDIPGFREEARASMGQMPWLSVWLADAQGHQLMNLLAPPGSPLPDIGDRPHVRQALLSGKPAVSSGLIIGRYAGLPNVAVVVPRLRDGKTVYLVGAAVQPASFHKILAPADQYFKSATAAIVGSDFLIIARNRENARWMGQRARQDYIDAVTSAPEGFSRTTTLEGDTVYAAYRRLPDSGWIVGIGVLASEVEHPMRRALWASAFIGLSGLGLAGAVAVVLSRRITVPIKRLAATADDIALGRPGAVPQPEASGITEIATLATALQLAATATRERDQLAEHARHIAAELEAAEIRERQQIARDLHDELAQTLSAAMIRLARLQAHADPDVARTAAELAGLVSRADQSTRSLAAQLSPPVLYELGLVPALEWLAQQLASDYQLDIEIQDDGEPKPLSAEVASVVFRCVRELLINVAKHAQAQEASVALLVEDDGRTLAIHVQDGGRGIGIPLASEGGMGLFAVKERLAHLGGSFEIRSIDGGGTDATMRVPLDPASGSIH; via the coding sequence ATGCGCCCCCTGCGTACCTACCTGCTGACCCTTGTCGTCGGCGCCGTGTTGCCGCTCGCCGTGCTGACCACCGTGGAATCGGTCGGCGATGCGCGGCGGAAGCGGGCCGCCGTGGAGGCCAGCCTGGTCGACACCTCGCGCTCCCTCGCCACCGCAGTCGAGCATGAACTGGCCCGCAACATCTCTGCCCTGGGCGTGCTGGCCACGTCGCCCCGGCTCGAGGCGGGAGACATCCCGGGCTTCCGCGAGGAGGCCCGGGCCTCGATGGGGCAGATGCCCTGGCTGAGCGTGTGGCTCGCCGATGCCCAGGGCCACCAGCTCATGAACCTTCTCGCGCCGCCGGGTTCACCGCTTCCGGACATCGGCGACCGCCCGCATGTGAGGCAGGCGCTGCTGAGCGGCAAGCCGGCCGTGTCGTCGGGCCTCATCATTGGGCGGTACGCGGGCCTGCCCAACGTGGCGGTCGTCGTGCCGCGCCTGCGCGATGGGAAGACCGTCTACCTCGTCGGCGCGGCGGTGCAGCCCGCGAGCTTCCACAAGATCCTGGCGCCGGCCGACCAGTACTTCAAGTCGGCCACGGCGGCGATCGTCGGCTCCGACTTCCTCATCATTGCGCGCAATCGCGAGAACGCGCGCTGGATGGGCCAGCGGGCCCGCCAGGACTACATCGATGCGGTGACGTCCGCCCCGGAGGGCTTCTCCCGGACCACCACCCTCGAAGGCGACACCGTCTACGCAGCGTATCGACGCCTGCCGGACAGCGGCTGGATCGTCGGGATCGGCGTGCTTGCATCCGAGGTGGAACACCCGATGCGTCGCGCGCTGTGGGCCTCGGCCTTCATCGGGCTGTCGGGCCTGGGGCTGGCCGGCGCCGTGGCGGTGGTGCTCAGCCGGCGCATTACCGTGCCGATCAAGCGGCTGGCGGCCACCGCGGACGACATCGCACTCGGCCGCCCAGGCGCGGTGCCGCAGCCCGAGGCGTCGGGCATCACCGAGATCGCCACGCTGGCCACCGCCTTGCAGCTTGCGGCCACGGCCACGCGCGAGCGCGACCAGCTCGCCGAGCATGCGCGTCACATCGCCGCGGAGCTGGAAGCGGCGGAGATCCGTGAGCGGCAGCAGATCGCGCGTGACCTGCACGACGAGCTGGCGCAGACGCTGTCGGCCGCCATGATCCGCCTGGCGAGGCTCCAGGCCCATGCCGACCCGGACGTCGCCCGCACCGCTGCGGAGCTGGCCGGGCTCGTGAGCCGGGCCGACCAGTCGACGCGGTCGCTCGCTGCGCAGCTCTCGCCGCCCGTGCTCTACGAGTTGGGCCTGGTGCCTGCGCTCGAGTGGCTGGCGCAGCAACTCGCGAGCGACTACCAGCTCGACATCGAGATCCAGGACGACGGCGAACCGAAGCCGCTCTCCGCCGAAGTGGCGTCGGTGGTCTTCCGGTGCGTGCGCGAGCTGCTGATCAACGTGGCCAAGCATGCGCAGGCGCAGGAGGCGTCGGTGGCCCTGCTGGTCGAGGACGACGGACGAACGCTGGCCATCCATGTGCAGGACGGCGGGCGCGGCATCGGGATACCTCTGGCCAGCGAGGGCGGGATGGGGCTATTCGCCGTGAAAGAGCGCCTGGCCCACCTAGGGGGCTCGTTCGAGATTCGTTCGATCGATGGTGGCGGCACCGATGCCACGATGCGCGTGCCCCTGGATCCGGCGAGCGGGTCTATTCATTGA
- a CDS encoding CBS domain-containing protein: MSIADISRQDVLAIDCGTPVADAAVQMREHHVGALVVTTGDGEGERAIGMLTDRDLVVEVLGRRLSYDGLTAGDVACRTLVSVRGDTDLADAISTMNKHGVRRLLVTGQHGEITGIVSLDDVLESLVAQLAGLAMTMRQGMAREATQRQARIGQRRPVFLPYGTPGMPGA; encoded by the coding sequence ATGAGCATTGCAGACATTTCCCGCCAGGACGTGCTGGCGATCGATTGCGGCACGCCGGTGGCCGACGCCGCGGTGCAGATGCGCGAGCACCACGTCGGCGCGCTGGTGGTGACCACGGGCGACGGTGAAGGCGAGCGGGCGATCGGGATGCTGACCGACCGCGACCTGGTCGTCGAGGTGCTGGGGCGCCGTCTCTCATACGACGGGCTGACAGCCGGCGACGTGGCGTGCCGCACGCTCGTCTCGGTGCGTGGCGACACCGACCTGGCCGACGCCATCTCCACGATGAACAAGCACGGCGTGCGCCGGCTGCTGGTGACCGGTCAGCACGGCGAGATCACCGGCATCGTGTCGCTCGACGACGTGCTGGAATCACTCGTCGCCCAGCTGGCAGGGCTGGCCATGACGATGCGCCAGGGCATGGCGCGCGAGGCCACGCAGCGCCAGGCGCGCATCGGGCAGCGCCGGCCGGTGTTCCTGCCCTACGGCACGCCGGGCATGCCGGGCGCTTGA
- a CDS encoding phenylacetate--CoA ligase family protein, giving the protein MWPSIDPWLWGAIAGQVMAAPLGGPEAIAELRTTRLRSLLAHAKANSPLYRRLLDGIDPQHAGLHDLPVTRKRDLMAQFDEWVTDPRLRLAELQRFMADGNRIGEPGPHGYMAWQSSGSSGEPGVFVQDDMAMAVYDALEAQRRPWSARRLVDPWFTGERIVFVGATNGHFAGIASIRRLRGLNPALAGHFCDLSFLQPTAELVAQLNAFAPTILATYPSAALLLAEEYRAGRLKSPPREVWMGGESLSQAMRRHVEEAFGCTVVESYGASEFLVLASQCRCGRLHLNSDWAILESVDEHGQPVPDGQLGATTLLTHLANRVQPLIRYDLGDRIAIHAERCACGSPLPLVDVQGRRDDTLHLASKGRHVSVLPLAVCTVLEEEAGLVDFQVVQRGPAELEILVGDGAQTSPAPADRAPQVLAGFLQRVGASGVRVALSTGPCRHLGPGGKIQRVVALSAPIRGDARHPPHVAPARRLQTT; this is encoded by the coding sequence ATGTGGCCTTCCATCGACCCTTGGCTGTGGGGTGCCATCGCAGGGCAGGTGATGGCGGCGCCACTGGGCGGCCCCGAGGCCATCGCCGAATTGCGGACGACGCGGCTGCGCAGCTTGCTGGCGCATGCGAAAGCGAACTCGCCCTTGTATCGGCGCCTCCTCGACGGCATCGACCCGCAGCATGCCGGCCTGCACGATCTGCCGGTCACCCGCAAACGCGATCTCATGGCGCAGTTCGACGAATGGGTCACCGATCCGCGCCTGCGGCTGGCCGAGTTGCAGCGCTTCATGGCCGACGGCAATCGCATCGGCGAACCCGGCCCGCACGGCTACATGGCCTGGCAGAGTTCGGGCAGCTCGGGCGAGCCCGGTGTGTTCGTGCAGGACGACATGGCGATGGCCGTCTACGACGCGCTGGAAGCCCAACGCCGGCCGTGGTCGGCCCGCCGCCTCGTCGACCCATGGTTCACCGGCGAGCGCATCGTGTTCGTCGGCGCGACGAACGGGCACTTCGCGGGCATCGCCTCGATCCGCCGCTTGCGAGGCCTCAACCCCGCACTGGCCGGCCACTTCTGCGACCTGTCGTTCCTCCAGCCGACGGCCGAGCTGGTGGCTCAGCTCAACGCCTTCGCCCCGACCATCCTCGCCACCTACCCGAGCGCGGCGCTGCTGCTCGCCGAGGAGTACCGCGCAGGCCGCCTCAAGTCGCCGCCGCGCGAGGTGTGGATGGGGGGTGAGTCGCTGTCACAGGCGATGCGGCGGCATGTGGAGGAGGCGTTCGGCTGCACGGTGGTCGAGAGCTACGGGGCGTCCGAGTTCCTGGTGCTGGCCTCGCAGTGCCGCTGCGGCCGCCTCCACCTCAACAGCGACTGGGCGATCCTCGAATCGGTCGACGAGCACGGGCAGCCGGTGCCCGACGGCCAGCTCGGCGCCACCACGCTGCTCACCCACCTGGCCAACCGCGTGCAGCCCCTGATCCGCTACGACCTCGGCGACCGCATCGCGATCCATGCCGAGCGTTGCGCGTGCGGATCGCCGCTGCCGCTGGTCGACGTGCAGGGCCGGCGCGACGACACGCTGCACCTCGCGTCGAAAGGGCGGCATGTGAGCGTGCTGCCGCTGGCGGTGTGCACGGTGCTCGAAGAAGAGGCGGGCCTGGTCGACTTCCAGGTGGTGCAGCGGGGGCCGGCCGAGCTGGAGATCCTGGTCGGCGATGGTGCGCAGACATCGCCCGCGCCGGCGGACCGCGCGCCCCAGGTGCTCGCGGGCTTCCTGCAACGCGTGGGCGCCTCGGGCGTGCGCGTCGCCCTTAGCACCGGGCCGTGCCGCCACCTCGGGCCCGGCGGAAAAATCCAGCGCGTGGTGGCGCTCAGTGCGCCGATTCGTGGCGATGCAAGGCATCCGCCACACGTCGCTCCAGCTCGTCGACTCCAAACGACGTGA
- a CDS encoding host attachment protein: MKAELTLVANASEAHLFARESRHDPLMPLALMKHTESRARASELEPDRAGHGSSDRHPGGVAFAPRMSRKRKEHLQFADEVARRIDAELGSGRYGSVVLFASCPFLGELRSQLSPAAKRSLKASVDLDLTSFGVDELERRVADALHRHESAH; the protein is encoded by the coding sequence ATGAAAGCCGAACTCACGCTGGTGGCCAACGCCAGCGAAGCTCACCTCTTCGCCCGCGAGTCGCGGCATGACCCGCTGATGCCGCTGGCCCTGATGAAACACACCGAAAGCCGGGCACGCGCCTCGGAGCTCGAGCCCGACCGCGCCGGCCACGGCAGCAGCGACCGCCATCCGGGCGGCGTGGCGTTTGCACCCCGCATGAGCCGCAAGCGCAAGGAGCACCTGCAGTTCGCCGACGAGGTGGCGCGTCGCATCGACGCCGAACTCGGCAGCGGCCGTTATGGCAGCGTGGTCCTGTTCGCGTCGTGCCCCTTCCTGGGCGAGCTGAGATCCCAGCTCAGCCCCGCGGCCAAGCGCTCGCTGAAGGCCTCGGTCGACCTCGACCTCACGTCGTTTGGAGTCGACGAGCTGGAGCGACGTGTGGCGGATGCCTTGCATCGCCACGAATCGGCGCACTGA
- a CDS encoding diguanylate cyclase domain-containing protein: MGKDSIVERASWLLESSGDSAYITSPEGTIEYVNPAFEAMSGFGELEAIGRTPAIVKSGVQSDAFYRDMWSTLHAGHEFHGVLVNRRRDGSLFHEEKTIRPLFDEAGRIAHYLSCGRNVSERLELQDLLQHQATHDALTGLPNRLLFTDRLERAIAQAERTGESFTVAMVDLDGFKAINDRHGHAAGDEALKDMAQRLTGCVREADTVARWGGDEFALLLRDAGDTDRVMSAIVEAGRQPSASSDRALRLSLGACRFPEGGRSAESLLQTADGAMYQAKRDGGDRYRWAMREHEAPVVVKPTAGEAAAIDALRLLEGKVPMFSRRLRAGDTLYRAGDKFRDLHILRFGLCKLMSVTAEGHEELSSMVFKGDWLGFDGLADGRHGCSAVAADTGEVWTVRYDALILAGVRNPALLGAMHAAMARQSAREREAVVTMHSLPADGRVAAFLCRWADDLDHCGMRNDHITLPTTRAEIGGHVGLRLESVSRAMAALERGRLIRFASGNRRNIEIPDLPALRRYVREASASAR; encoded by the coding sequence ATGGGCAAGGACAGCATCGTCGAACGGGCCAGCTGGCTGCTGGAGAGCAGTGGTGATTCCGCCTACATCACCAGCCCCGAAGGCACCATCGAATACGTCAACCCCGCCTTCGAGGCGATGAGCGGCTTCGGCGAGCTCGAGGCGATCGGGCGCACCCCGGCCATCGTGAAGTCGGGCGTGCAATCCGATGCGTTCTACCGCGACATGTGGAGCACCCTGCACGCGGGCCACGAGTTCCACGGCGTGCTGGTCAACCGCCGCCGCGATGGCAGCCTCTTCCACGAGGAGAAGACCATCCGCCCCTTGTTCGACGAGGCGGGCCGCATTGCCCACTACCTCTCGTGCGGCCGCAACGTCAGCGAGCGGCTGGAGCTGCAGGACCTTCTCCAGCACCAGGCCACGCACGATGCGTTGACCGGCCTGCCCAACCGCCTGCTCTTCACGGACCGCCTCGAGCGGGCCATCGCACAGGCCGAGCGCACCGGCGAATCGTTCACCGTGGCGATGGTCGATCTCGATGGCTTCAAGGCCATCAACGACCGCCACGGCCACGCGGCCGGAGACGAGGCGCTGAAAGACATGGCGCAGCGCCTCACCGGCTGCGTGCGCGAGGCCGATACGGTGGCGCGCTGGGGCGGCGACGAATTCGCGCTGCTGCTGCGCGATGCGGGCGACACCGACCGGGTGATGAGCGCCATCGTCGAAGCGGGCCGCCAGCCGTCTGCCAGCAGCGACCGCGCGCTGCGCCTGAGCCTGGGCGCCTGCCGCTTCCCCGAGGGAGGCCGCAGCGCCGAGAGCCTGCTGCAGACCGCCGATGGCGCGATGTACCAGGCCAAGCGCGACGGTGGTGACCGCTACCGCTGGGCCATGCGCGAACACGAAGCGCCGGTCGTGGTGAAACCGACGGCTGGCGAGGCCGCGGCCATCGATGCCCTTCGCCTGCTCGAAGGCAAGGTGCCCATGTTCAGCCGCCGCCTGCGGGCGGGCGACACCCTGTACCGCGCGGGTGACAAGTTCAGGGACCTGCACATCCTGCGCTTCGGGCTGTGCAAGCTCATGAGCGTCACCGCCGAAGGGCACGAGGAACTGAGCAGCATGGTCTTCAAGGGCGACTGGCTGGGCTTCGACGGCCTCGCGGATGGCCGCCACGGCTGCAGTGCGGTCGCGGCCGACACCGGCGAGGTGTGGACCGTGCGCTACGACGCGCTGATCCTGGCCGGCGTGCGAAACCCCGCGCTGCTCGGGGCGATGCATGCCGCGATGGCACGCCAGAGCGCACGCGAGCGCGAGGCGGTCGTCACCATGCACAGCCTGCCGGCCGATGGCCGCGTGGCCGCGTTCCTCTGCCGCTGGGCCGACGACCTCGACCACTGCGGCATGCGCAACGACCACATCACCCTGCCCACCACACGCGCCGAGATCGGTGGGCATGTGGGCCTGCGGCTCGAATCGGTGAGCCGCGCGATGGCGGCGCTGGAGCGAGGGCGCCTGATCCGCTTCGCGTCGGGCAACCGCCGCAACATCGAGATCCCCGACCTGCCGGCGCTGCGCCGCTACGTGCGCGAGGCCTCGGCCAGCGCGCGCTGA
- the groL gene encoding chaperonin GroEL (60 kDa chaperone family; promotes refolding of misfolded polypeptides especially under stressful conditions; forms two stacked rings of heptamers to form a barrel-shaped 14mer; ends can be capped by GroES; misfolded proteins enter the barrel where they are refolded when GroES binds): protein MSAKQLIFSDQAHEKIRRGVDALADAVKVTLGPRGRTVLLEREFGPPQIVNSGVVVAKSVELEDRFENMGAQLLREVAARTSEMAGDGTTTATVLAHGMIEEGLKYLAAGMNPMDLKRGIDQAIEVVVGQLKAMAQPCTGAQEIAHVASISANNDRSIGELVAKAMDKVGREGAISIEDGSGIASELETVEGLQFDRGYQSAYFINDAERQAVVLQDAAIVLCDQRLSSVKEMVPLLEWAAKAGTPLLVIAEDIDNEALATLVLNSIRGVVKTCAVKSPGFGDRRKAMLQDIALVTGAQVISPELGLSLEKATFEHLGHARRVEVDKDSTTLIGGAGDRKAIAERIAALKKERESITSDYDREKLDERIAKLSGGVAVIKVGAATETEMKERKLRVEDALHATRAAVEEGIVPGGGIALLRARKALAALDLATLDQQSGVKIVMRAVEEPLRRIVSNAADEPSIVLHRVDESPERSFGYNAATREYGDMLAMGVIDPAKVTRLALQNAGSIASLVLTTDCMIASAPRRDAAGATAAAGEAPAMF from the coding sequence ATGAGCGCCAAGCAACTGATCTTCAGCGACCAGGCCCACGAGAAGATCCGCCGCGGCGTCGATGCCCTGGCCGATGCGGTGAAGGTCACGCTCGGCCCGCGCGGGCGCACCGTGCTGCTGGAGCGCGAGTTCGGCCCACCGCAGATCGTGAACTCGGGCGTGGTCGTCGCGAAGTCGGTCGAGCTGGAAGACCGGTTCGAGAACATGGGCGCGCAGCTGCTGCGCGAAGTGGCGGCGCGCACAAGCGAGATGGCCGGTGACGGCACCACCACCGCCACCGTGCTCGCCCACGGGATGATCGAGGAAGGCCTCAAGTACCTCGCCGCCGGCATGAACCCGATGGACCTCAAGCGCGGCATCGACCAGGCCATCGAGGTGGTGGTCGGCCAGCTGAAGGCGATGGCGCAACCCTGCACCGGCGCGCAGGAGATCGCCCACGTGGCGAGCATCTCGGCCAACAACGACCGCTCCATCGGCGAGCTGGTGGCCAAGGCGATGGACAAGGTCGGCCGCGAAGGCGCCATCTCCATCGAAGACGGCTCGGGCATTGCCAGCGAACTCGAGACGGTCGAGGGCCTGCAGTTCGACCGTGGCTACCAGTCGGCCTACTTCATCAATGATGCCGAGCGCCAGGCGGTGGTGCTGCAAGACGCCGCCATCGTGCTGTGCGACCAGCGCCTCTCGAGCGTGAAGGAAATGGTGCCGCTGCTCGAATGGGCGGCCAAGGCGGGCACGCCGCTGCTCGTGATCGCCGAAGACATCGACAACGAGGCGCTGGCCACGCTCGTGCTCAACAGCATCCGCGGCGTGGTGAAGACCTGCGCCGTCAAGTCGCCCGGCTTCGGCGACCGCCGCAAGGCGATGCTGCAGGACATCGCGCTCGTCACCGGCGCGCAGGTGATCTCGCCCGAGCTCGGCCTGAGCCTCGAGAAAGCGACCTTCGAGCACCTCGGGCACGCACGCCGCGTCGAAGTCGACAAGGACTCGACCACGCTCATCGGCGGTGCGGGTGACCGCAAGGCGATTGCCGAGCGCATCGCCGCGCTGAAGAAGGAGCGCGAATCGATCACGAGCGATTACGACCGCGAGAAGCTCGACGAGCGCATCGCCAAGCTCTCGGGTGGCGTGGCCGTCATCAAGGTGGGCGCGGCCACCGAGACCGAGATGAAGGAACGCAAGCTTCGGGTGGAAGACGCGCTGCATGCCACCCGCGCCGCGGTGGAAGAAGGCATCGTGCCGGGCGGCGGCATCGCGCTCCTGCGCGCCCGCAAGGCGCTCGCGGCGCTCGACCTGGCCACGCTCGACCAGCAGTCGGGTGTGAAGATCGTGATGCGTGCCGTCGAGGAGCCGCTGCGGCGCATCGTCAGCAACGCAGCCGACGAGCCTTCCATCGTGCTGCACCGCGTGGACGAAAGCCCCGAGCGCAGCTTCGGCTACAACGCCGCGACGCGCGAATACGGAGACATGCTGGCGATGGGCGTGATCGACCCGGCCAAGGTGACACGCCTGGCGCTGCAGAACGCCGGCTCGATCGCGAGCCTCGTGCTCACCACCGACTGCATGATCGCAAGCGCGCCCCGCCGCGACGCCGCCGGTGCCACGGCCGCCGCGGGCGAGGCACCGGCGATGTTCTGA
- a CDS encoding AMP-binding protein — protein sequence MDKPWIKHYPPGVPAEIDPHPFPSLGDFFDDCCERFGARQAFVNLGSGLSYDEANRLVQRFAGYLQGLGLPKGARVAVMMPNSLQYPIAVFGVLRAGLTVVNVNPMYTASELAVQLGNAQASAIVVFENFAHTLQQALPMLPALKHVIVTQIGDLFPQPRRWVTNFVVRDVKGMVPAWSIPGATPLRDALAIGHQRGFTSVPVSPGDLAFIQYTGGTTGRPKGAALTHGNLMANVEQTTAWLAGALKLGEETVITALPLYHVFALTANLMMFLKLGGTNVLVSDPRDIPHFVELLHKTRFTVITGVNTLFNALLNAPHFDAVVKSNAGALKLSVAGGMAVQRPVAERWQQAMGVPIVEGYGLSETSPIVCANPVNAPAFTGKLGLPIPSTEVAIMDEYSRPLPLGETGEICVRGPQVMRGYWGAPDETAKVFIDGGWLRTGDIGRMDDQGYVQFVDRAKDLVVVSGFKAYPAEIEEVVRTCPGVADCGVVGVPDAAAGEAVALVVVRSDPGLTEETVREHCRQHLTRYKQPSIVVFRDELPRTSFGKVLRRQLRDDLVRLTHEVGLGASAASTAQPH from the coding sequence ATGGACAAGCCCTGGATCAAGCATTACCCGCCCGGCGTGCCGGCCGAGATCGACCCGCACCCCTTCCCTTCGCTGGGTGACTTCTTCGACGACTGCTGCGAGCGTTTTGGCGCACGCCAGGCCTTCGTCAACCTCGGCTCGGGGCTGAGCTACGACGAGGCCAACCGGCTGGTGCAGCGCTTCGCCGGCTACCTGCAGGGCCTGGGCCTGCCCAAGGGGGCTCGGGTGGCGGTGATGATGCCCAACTCGCTGCAGTACCCGATCGCGGTCTTCGGCGTGCTGCGCGCCGGGCTCACCGTCGTCAACGTGAACCCCATGTACACCGCGAGCGAGCTGGCGGTGCAACTGGGCAACGCACAGGCGAGCGCGATCGTCGTCTTCGAGAACTTCGCGCACACGTTGCAGCAGGCGCTGCCCATGCTGCCGGCCTTGAAGCACGTGATCGTGACGCAGATCGGCGACCTCTTCCCGCAGCCGCGCCGCTGGGTCACCAACTTCGTGGTGCGCGATGTGAAGGGCATGGTCCCGGCCTGGTCGATCCCCGGCGCCACGCCGCTGCGCGATGCGCTCGCGATCGGCCACCAGCGCGGCTTCACGTCGGTGCCGGTGAGCCCGGGCGACCTCGCCTTCATCCAGTACACCGGCGGCACCACAGGGCGCCCGAAAGGCGCGGCGCTCACGCACGGCAACTTGATGGCCAACGTCGAGCAGACGACCGCGTGGCTGGCCGGCGCGCTCAAGCTCGGTGAAGAGACGGTGATCACCGCCCTGCCCCTGTACCACGTGTTCGCGCTGACGGCGAACCTGATGATGTTCCTGAAGCTCGGTGGCACCAACGTGTTGGTGAGCGACCCGCGCGACATCCCACACTTCGTGGAGCTGCTGCACAAGACACGCTTCACCGTGATCACCGGCGTCAACACGCTCTTCAACGCGCTGCTGAACGCACCGCACTTCGACGCCGTGGTGAAGTCGAACGCCGGCGCGCTCAAGCTCAGCGTGGCGGGCGGCATGGCGGTGCAGCGCCCCGTCGCGGAGCGCTGGCAGCAGGCGATGGGCGTGCCCATCGTCGAAGGCTACGGCCTGAGCGAAACCTCGCCCATCGTCTGTGCCAACCCGGTGAACGCACCTGCCTTCACCGGCAAGCTCGGCCTGCCCATCCCGTCGACCGAAGTGGCCATCATGGACGAGTACAGCCGCCCGCTGCCGCTGGGCGAGACCGGCGAGATCTGCGTGCGCGGCCCGCAGGTGATGCGCGGCTACTGGGGCGCGCCCGACGAGACGGCCAAGGTGTTCATCGACGGCGGGTGGCTTCGCACCGGCGACATCGGCCGGATGGACGACCAGGGCTACGTGCAGTTCGTCGACCGCGCCAAGGACCTGGTCGTGGTCTCCGGCTTCAAGGCCTACCCCGCCGAGATCGAGGAAGTGGTGCGCACCTGCCCGGGCGTGGCCGACTGCGGCGTGGTCGGCGTGCCCGATGCGGCGGCCGGCGAAGCGGTGGCCCTCGTGGTGGTGCGCAGCGACCCCGGCCTCACCGAAGAGACCGTGCGCGAGCACTGCCGCCAGCACCTCACCCGCTACAAGCAGCCGTCGATCGTGGTGTTTCGCGACGAGTTGCCGCGCACCTCGTTCGGCAAGGTGCTGCGCCGCCAGTTGCGTGACGACCTGGTGCGCCTCACCCACGAGGTGGGCCTGGGCGCATCCGCCGCCTCGACGGCGCAACCTCATTGA
- a CDS encoding AAA family ATPase yields MRDDTDAARAKAHRACIQALQAALARADGAPVEHIETHISDLLITRQTVYKFKKPLQLPFADFSTPQRREHFCREELRLNRRLAPELYLGVVPVGGTTAAPVLGGEGRPIDHAVCMRRFPADALWSRRLAEGRLLPEHVDRLARRLAAFHATAPSASPGSGFGAPAAVLGRVQAVLAQLQGAGAEVHDLTGWVATQGAALAVAFEQRRAGQAIREGHGDLHLANLLVLDDGEVTAFDCLEFDPALRWIDVMDDIAFTTMDLKAHGRDDLAWRLLDAYLQQRGDHAGLEVLRFYEVGRALVRALVTRLTPASAGAAVDGVDYLACARRLAFEPTGALGLAIMCGVSGSGKSWLAGELLELAPAVRLRSDVERKRLFGLAPLQASRAAGIDLYTADATLQTFDRLRDLARQALRCGYGVIVDAAFLDRAQRGMFHRLADELRVPFAVIHCTADLACLRERVRRRAATGHDPSEATPEVLDRQLLLQELPAADEAAWTLAVDTTHLAHGAGVAEVLDRWRAHVARLQASRPAPGRSGATA; encoded by the coding sequence ATGCGTGACGACACCGACGCTGCCCGCGCGAAGGCCCACCGTGCCTGCATCCAGGCCTTGCAGGCGGCGCTGGCGCGGGCGGACGGCGCGCCCGTCGAGCACATCGAGACGCACATCTCCGACCTCCTGATCACGCGGCAGACGGTCTACAAGTTCAAGAAGCCGCTGCAGCTGCCCTTCGCCGACTTCAGCACGCCGCAGCGGCGCGAGCACTTCTGCCGCGAGGAGTTGCGGCTCAACCGCCGTCTCGCGCCGGAGCTCTACCTCGGCGTGGTGCCGGTCGGTGGCACCACCGCGGCGCCGGTGCTCGGCGGCGAGGGCCGGCCCATCGACCATGCGGTGTGCATGCGCCGCTTTCCGGCAGATGCGCTGTGGTCGCGCCGGCTGGCCGAGGGCCGCCTCTTGCCGGAACACGTCGACCGCCTCGCGCGGCGCCTGGCTGCCTTCCACGCAACGGCGCCGAGTGCTTCACCCGGCTCGGGGTTCGGGGCTCCCGCGGCCGTGCTCGGCCGCGTGCAGGCGGTGCTCGCGCAGCTGCAAGGCGCTGGCGCCGAGGTGCACGACCTGACCGGCTGGGTGGCGACGCAGGGCGCAGCACTGGCGGTGGCGTTCGAGCAGCGGCGCGCCGGGCAGGCGATCCGCGAAGGGCATGGCGACCTGCACCTCGCGAACCTGCTGGTGCTCGACGACGGCGAGGTGACGGCCTTCGACTGCCTGGAATTCGACCCCGCGCTGCGCTGGATCGACGTCATGGACGACATCGCCTTCACCACGATGGACCTCAAGGCGCACGGCCGCGACGACCTGGCCTGGCGGCTGCTCGACGCCTACCTGCAGCAGCGCGGCGACCATGCCGGGCTCGAGGTGCTGCGCTTCTACGAAGTCGGCCGTGCCCTCGTGCGCGCGCTCGTGACGCGGCTCACGCCGGCCTCGGCCGGTGCGGCCGTGGACGGCGTCGACTACCTGGCCTGCGCGCGCCGCCTCGCCTTCGAGCCGACTGGCGCGCTCGGCCTGGCCATCATGTGCGGCGTGTCGGGCTCGGGCAAGTCGTGGCTGGCTGGCGAGTTGCTGGAGCTGGCGCCGGCCGTGCGGCTGCGCTCCGACGTCGAGCGCAAGCGGCTCTTCGGCCTGGCGCCGTTGCAGGCCTCGCGCGCGGCCGGCATCGACCTCTACACGGCCGATGCCACGCTGCAGACCTTCGACCGCCTGCGCGACCTCGCCCGCCAGGCGCTGCGCTGCGGCTACGGCGTGATCGTCGACGCGGCGTTCCTCGACCGCGCGCAACGCGGGATGTTCCACCGCCTGGCCGACGAGCTGCGCGTGCCCTTCGCCGTCATCCACTGCACCGCCGACCTGGCTTGCCTGCGCGAGCGTGTGAGGCGGCGTGCGGCCACCGGGCACGACCCTTCGGAAGCCACCCCCGAAGTGCTCGACCGCCAGCTGCTGCTGCAGGAGCTACCCGCCGCCGACGAGGCCGCCTGGACGCTCGCCGTCGACACCACCCACCTGGCCCACGGCGCCGGCGTGGCCGAGGTGCTCGACCGCTGGCGCGCGCACGTGGCGCGGCTGCAAGCCTCGCGCCCGGCGCCCGGCCGCTCAGGCGCGACGGCGTGA